Below is a genomic region from Thermodesulfobacteriota bacterium.
GCTTCGCCGATCAGCTCGCCTGCCAGCTCGCAGATCAGGGGGCGATCGAAGACCGTGGCGCGAAGATGCGGGGCTTGCCGGCAGGCGCCGATGGCATGGGCTCCCGAGCCACCACCCACGTCCAGCAAATGGGTATGTGCCCCGAGGTCAACAACCTGTGGCCAGGCGGCAGCCGCCGCCAGGCTCTTGCTGTGCATGGCCCGAGTGAAGGTGCGGGCGCGCTGCTTCTGGGTCTCGTGGGACTCGAAGAGCTTCTCGCCGCCGTACACCTGCGCCTGGTTGCTCAGCAGCGCCTTCTTGACACCCGCAAAGGACAGCACCTCGCTGGCGGCAATGGCCTGATCGAGGGCACCACCGAAATAGACCGGGCTGTCCGGCAGCAGGTATTTCCGGGCACTGTCCGCCAGGAGATAGGAGCCGTCCTGGTCGCGGACGACGTAGCCGAGGCCTGCGCACATCGACAAGAGCGCCTGGCCGGCCCGCTCCTGAATCCCCAGCCTGGTACAGATCTCCGGGAGCGTCCGGGAGCCCTGGTCCATGGATTCAAAGAGCCGCAGATCATGGGCGGCAAAGAGGGCCTGGGCTGCGGTCAGCTGGAACAGGATCTGTGACGGATGGCCTGCTTCCCACCCCAGATCATGAGGGTGGCGCACAACGCCTTGGGGGTAGTCCACGTGCT
It encodes:
- a CDS encoding methyltransferase, which produces MDYPQGVVRHPHDLGWEAGHPSQILFQLTAAQALFAAHDLRLFESMDQGSRTLPEICTRLGIQERAGQALLSMCAGLGYVVRDQDGSYLLADSARKYLLPDSPVYFGGALDQAIAASEVLSFAGVKKALLSNQAQVYGGEKLFESHETQKQRARTFTRAMHSKSLAAAAAWPQVVDLGAHTHLLDVGGGSGAHAIGACRQAPHLRATVFDRPLICELAGELIGEAGLADRIRTVAGNMWTDPLPRADVHFFSDIFHDWPHDKCAFLARKSFEALPPGGKILIHEMLLNDDKTGPFAAAAYNIQMLLWTEGQQWSGQELRQILTEAGFADFRTAATGFGDWQLASAVKPGN